The DNA segment GCTCTACAGCCTCGTACGAGGCTCTAGACCAGTTCGACGTCGATGACGCCGGGCGCTGTCCTCAGCGCTGCCGCGATCTCCGGCGAGATGCGATAACGATCGTTCAGTTCCACTTCGATCTCGCGCTGGCCATTGTCCTTGATGACGATGAACGACACCAGGCCATCGCCACGGGTATTCAGATGGGCCGCGACCGAGCGCAAAGGGCCGCTGTCGCGGACATAGACGCGCAGCGCCTTCTGCATCTGCAGTGACCGCTCTTCCAGCGATTGCAGCGTCTGGATGCGCATCCCGATGCCTTCCGGCCGTTCTTCGGCCTGCACCGTCATAACGAGCGATTTGCCCGGCTCCAACAGGTCGCGGTACTGATGGAGCGCTTCCGAAAACAGCACGGCCTCGAACTGGCCGGTCGAATCGGAAAAGGCGATAATGCCCATCTTGTTGCCGGTTCGGGTCTTGCGCTCCTGTTTCGAGGTGACCGTTCCGGCCAGGCGCCCGGCCGTCGCACCTTTTTTGACGGAAGCCGCGAAATCGGAAAATGTCTGGACACGGATCTTGGCGAGCAGCACATTATAGGTATCGAGCGGATGCGCCGAGAGATAGAAGCCCAGGACCTGAAACTCGCGGTGCAGCTTTTCAGAGGCAAGCCACGGCGCATAGGGCGGCAGGTTGATCTTTTCCGGCCCCGTCGCCGCGCCGGCGCCAAACATATCGCTCTGGCCGCTGATCTTGTTGGCCTGAGCAATCTGCGCAAAGCCCAAGATACGGTCGAGGCCGCCCACCAGTTCGGCCCGGTCATAGCCGAAGCAATCAAAGGCCCCGGCACAAATGAGGCTGTCGAACACCCGCCGGTTCAACAGCTTCGGATCGATCCGCAGGCAGAAATCCTCAAGATCGGCAAAAGGCTCGTCGCCGCGCACCTCGACGATATGATCGACAGCGGCCTCACCGACGCCCTTGATGGCCGAGAGCGAGTAGTAGATGCGGTTTTCGCCGGTCTCAAAGCGGCGGAACGAGGTCTGGACCGAGGGCGGGATGACCTCGATGCCAAGCCGGTTGGCATCCTGGCGGAAATCGTTGATCTTGTCGGTGTTCGACATGTCGAGCGTCATCGACGCCGCCAGGAACTCGACCGGGAAATGCGCCTTCAGATAGGCGGTCTGGTAGGAGACGATGGCATAGGCTGCGGCATGCGACTTGTTGAAGCCGTAATTGGCGAACTTGGCGAGCAGATCGAAGATCAGGTCGGACTGCGGTTTTGAGACGCCGTTATCGACGGCGCCCGTGACGAAACGGGCGCGCTGCTTGTCCATCTCCTCCTTGATCTTCTTGCCCATGGCGCGGCGCAGAAGATCGGCTTCCCCGAGCGAATAGCCCGACAGGACCTGGGCGATCTGCATCACCTGCTCCTGGTAGACGATAACGCCCTGGGTTTCCTTCAAGAGATAATCGATCTTCGGATGGATCGATTCGATCTCTTCCTCGCCGTGCTTGCGGGCATTGTAGACCGGAATATTTTCCATCGGACCCGGCCGGTAGAGCGCCACCAGCGCTATGATGTCCTCGATGCAGTCCGGCCGCATGCCGATCAGAGCCTTGCGCATGCCGGCACTTTCCACCTGGAACACGCCGACCGTGTCGCCCTTGGACAGCATTTCGTAGGTCTTCTGGTCGTCGAGCGGCAGCGCTTCGAGCTTGACCTCGATATCGCGCTTCCGGATGAAATCGACGGCGACCTTCAGCACGGTCAGCGTCTTCAGCCCGAGGAAGTCGAATTTGACGAGGCCGGCCTGCTCGACCCATTTCATGTTGAACTGGGTGACCGGCATGTCGGAGCGCGGATCGCGATACATCGGCACCAGCTGCGACAACGGCCGGTCGCCGATGACGATACCGGCGGCGTGGGTCGAGGCATGGCGGTAGAGGCCTTCGATCTTCTGGGCGATATCGAGCAGGCGGCCGATCACCGGCTCCTTATCGACCTCTTCCTGAAAGCGCGGCTCCTCCTCGATCGCCTTCGACAACGGCGTCGGGTTGGCCGGATTGTTGGGCACCAGCTTGCAGATCTTGTCGACCTGGCCATAGGGCATTTCCAAAACGCGGCCGACGTCGCGCAGTGCCGCGCGCGCCTGCAGCGATCCGAAGGTGATGATCTGCGCCACCTGCTCGCGGCCATATTTGCGCTGGACGTAGCGGATCACCTCTTCGCGCCGGTCCTGGCAGAAGTCGATGTCGAAGTCGGGCATCGAGACGCGGTCCGGGTTGAGGAAGCGTTCGAACAGCAGCGAGAAGCGCAAGGGATCGACGTCCGTGATGGTCAGCGCATAGGCGACCAGCGAGCCCGCACCCGAGCCGCGGCCCGGCCCGACCGGAATATCCTGCATCTTTGCCCATTTGATGAAGTCGGCAACGATCAAGAAGTAGCCCGGAAACTTCATCTTCTCGATGACCGAGAGCTCGAAATCCAATCGCTCGCGATAATCGCTCTCGCTATAGCCGGCCGACAGTCCGAGCTTCTGCATCCGGTCTTCCAGCCCCTCGACAGCCTGGCGGCGCAGTTCGAGTTCCTCGGCGCGCTCGGCTTCTGCCGGATCATCCGTGGCTCCGGTGAAGCGCGGCAGGATCGGCCCGCGCGTCTTCAACACGAAGGAACAGCGCTTGGCGACCTCGATGGTGTTTTCCAGCGCCTCCGGCAGGTCGGCAAACAGGGTTGCCATATCCTTGCGGCTCTTCAGGTAATGATCCGGCGTCAGGCGAAAACGCGTGTCATCCGAGACCATCGCATTGTGCGCCACGGCCATCAGGGCATCATGCGCCTCGAACTCGGCCGGCGACGGGAAGAACGGCTCGTTGGTTGCGACGATCGGCAATTCGAGCTTGTAAGCGAGATCGATGACCCGGTTTTCATGGCGGCGATCATATTTGCCGTGACGCTGGAGCTCCACATAGAGGCGGTCGCCAAACACGGTGGCAAGCGTCTTCAGCCGCGTTTCCGCCAGCGCGTGGTGACCGGACTTCAAGGCCATATCGACCGGACCGCCGGACGCGCCGGTCAGCGCGATCAGGCCTTCCGCCCCGCCCTCCTGCAGCCAGGACAGCGCGATGCGCACCGACTGATTGCTTTCGCCCCCGAGATAGGCCCGGCTGACGATATCGACGAGCCGGACATAGCCGGCATCGGTGGCGGCAATCAGCACGATCGCCGGCAGCTTGGCCAGATGCTGGGCATGGCCGCGCTTGTCGCCCTCGCCCTCATCTTCCATGTC comes from the Pararhizobium qamdonense genome and includes:
- the dnaE gene encoding DNA polymerase III subunit alpha, giving the protein MADAVNGKQRDSATQGGVSPQFVHLRVHSAFSLLEGALPIKKIIGKAVADGQPAIGIADTNNLFAALEFSQKCMDDGLQPLIGCQLSIDMEDEGEGDKRGHAQHLAKLPAIVLIAATDAGYVRLVDIVSRAYLGGESNQSVRIALSWLQEGGAEGLIALTGASGGPVDMALKSGHHALAETRLKTLATVFGDRLYVELQRHGKYDRRHENRVIDLAYKLELPIVATNEPFFPSPAEFEAHDALMAVAHNAMVSDDTRFRLTPDHYLKSRKDMATLFADLPEALENTIEVAKRCSFVLKTRGPILPRFTGATDDPAEAERAEELELRRQAVEGLEDRMQKLGLSAGYSESDYRERLDFELSVIEKMKFPGYFLIVADFIKWAKMQDIPVGPGRGSGAGSLVAYALTITDVDPLRFSLLFERFLNPDRVSMPDFDIDFCQDRREEVIRYVQRKYGREQVAQIITFGSLQARAALRDVGRVLEMPYGQVDKICKLVPNNPANPTPLSKAIEEEPRFQEEVDKEPVIGRLLDIAQKIEGLYRHASTHAAGIVIGDRPLSQLVPMYRDPRSDMPVTQFNMKWVEQAGLVKFDFLGLKTLTVLKVAVDFIRKRDIEVKLEALPLDDQKTYEMLSKGDTVGVFQVESAGMRKALIGMRPDCIEDIIALVALYRPGPMENIPVYNARKHGEEEIESIHPKIDYLLKETQGVIVYQEQVMQIAQVLSGYSLGEADLLRRAMGKKIKEEMDKQRARFVTGAVDNGVSKPQSDLIFDLLAKFANYGFNKSHAAAYAIVSYQTAYLKAHFPVEFLAASMTLDMSNTDKINDFRQDANRLGIEVIPPSVQTSFRRFETGENRIYYSLSAIKGVGEAAVDHIVEVRGDEPFADLEDFCLRIDPKLLNRRVFDSLICAGAFDCFGYDRAELVGGLDRILGFAQIAQANKISGQSDMFGAGAATGPEKINLPPYAPWLASEKLHREFQVLGFYLSAHPLDTYNVLLAKIRVQTFSDFAASVKKGATAGRLAGTVTSKQERKTRTGNKMGIIAFSDSTGQFEAVLFSEALHQYRDLLEPGKSLVMTVQAEERPEGIGMRIQTLQSLEERSLQMQKALRVYVRDSGPLRSVAAHLNTRGDGLVSFIVIKDNGQREIEVELNDRYRISPEIAAALRTAPGVIDVELV